Proteins encoded in a region of the Orcinus orca chromosome 8, mOrcOrc1.1, whole genome shotgun sequence genome:
- the LOC101276849 gene encoding DPH3 homolog, which produces MPWLGSDSGGDRPLLAPVMMAMFHDKVETEDFQHDEDSEKYFYPCPCGSNFCITKEDLENREDVVTCPSCSLIIKVTYDKNQFTCGETVPAPSTNEELVKC; this is translated from the coding sequence ATGCCCTGGCTTGGGTCAGACAGCGGAGGTGACAGACCTCTGCTGGCCCCAGTAATGATGGCGATGTTTCACGACAAGGTGGAGACTGAGGACTTCCAACATGATGAGGACTCAGAGAAGTACTTCTACCCCTGCCCATGTGGGAGTAACTTCTGCATCACCAAGGAAGATCTGGAGAATAGGGAAGACGTGGTAACGTGCCCTAGCTGCTCTCTCATTATAAAAGTGACTTATGACAAAAATCAGTTTACATGTGGAGAGACAGTCCCAGCCCCTTCCACCAACGAAGAACTAGTTAAATGTTGA